A window of the Candidatus Planktophila sp. genome harbors these coding sequences:
- the pdxT gene encoding pyridoxal 5'-phosphate synthase glutaminase subunit PdxT — protein MRVGVLALQGDVREHVSALIACGVYPTAIRRSQELDAVDALVIPGGESTTIAHLAKSFEIFMPIKSRIASGMPVYGSCAGMILLANQILDVMDGQEVFGGLDITVRRNAFGRQVDSFESDIAFADGNDVPLRAIFIRAPWVETTGLGVEVLAQIDSHPVAVRSSTILATSFHPELTGDHRVHRYFIEEVARGALKQVQ, from the coding sequence ATGAGAGTTGGAGTTCTTGCACTACAGGGCGATGTTCGCGAACATGTTAGTGCGCTGATCGCTTGCGGAGTGTATCCAACGGCAATTCGACGCTCCCAAGAGTTAGATGCAGTTGATGCCTTAGTTATACCTGGCGGCGAGTCAACAACAATTGCACATTTAGCTAAGAGTTTTGAGATTTTCATGCCCATTAAGTCACGAATTGCTTCAGGAATGCCGGTGTATGGATCGTGTGCTGGGATGATTCTATTAGCCAACCAGATTCTTGATGTGATGGATGGACAAGAGGTTTTTGGTGGTCTGGATATCACAGTTCGAAGAAATGCTTTTGGACGCCAAGTTGATTCCTTTGAATCAGATATTGCATTTGCAGATGGAAATGATGTGCCGCTTCGCGCAATCTTTATTCGTGCACCATGGGTAGAAACAACAGGACTCGGAGTTGAAGTTTTGGCGCAGATTGATTCCCACCCAGTCGCGGTTCGCTCTTCAACCATCTTGGCAACATCTTTTCATCCAGAGCTCACGGGAGATCATCGAGTTCATCGATACTTTATTGAGGAAGTGGCACGAGGCGCGCTGAAGCAGGTACAGTAG
- a CDS encoding phosphatidylinositol mannoside acyltransferase: MLKTLTAWGYFAAWRILRWLPEGFVYRSAYRISDFLTKRNGPGVVRFKSNLARTQPNITALDLDLLVYRAMRSMVRYWCDTFRFPDWSEARIASTVTTTNEHLLLDAIAAGKGAIVTLPHVGNYDHAAAYFCGKGAKIVTVAERLKPEALFKKFMSYRAAFGMEALPLDGRVIPTLAQRLRAGCVVALAADRDLSRSGIDVNFFGAPARMPAGPAILAIKTGAPLIYAMVSYTEDGIHIDFEMVPMSTNGDESERVAAIVQSSADLFAKGISAHPSDWHMMQRIWIDGDFKERN; this comes from the coding sequence ATGCTGAAAACACTCACTGCATGGGGCTATTTTGCCGCTTGGCGTATTTTGCGTTGGCTGCCTGAAGGTTTTGTTTACAGGTCGGCATATCGAATCTCAGATTTTCTTACAAAGAGAAATGGTCCGGGCGTGGTACGTTTCAAATCAAATCTCGCACGTACACAACCAAACATTACGGCATTGGATTTAGATTTGCTGGTGTACAGGGCGATGCGCTCGATGGTTCGATATTGGTGCGACACATTTAGATTTCCAGATTGGTCGGAAGCGCGAATTGCTTCAACTGTAACTACGACAAATGAGCATCTTCTCCTTGATGCAATTGCCGCAGGTAAAGGCGCTATCGTGACGTTGCCACATGTTGGAAATTATGACCATGCCGCAGCCTATTTTTGCGGCAAAGGGGCAAAAATTGTGACCGTGGCCGAGCGATTAAAGCCAGAGGCTCTGTTTAAGAAATTTATGTCATATCGCGCTGCATTTGGTATGGAGGCTTTGCCCCTTGATGGACGTGTTATTCCAACTCTGGCACAACGATTACGCGCCGGATGTGTTGTTGCATTGGCTGCAGATAGAGATCTTTCTCGCTCTGGAATCGATGTTAATTTCTTTGGGGCTCCGGCACGCATGCCAGCTGGACCTGCAATTTTGGCCATCAAGACAGGCGCACCGCTCATTTATGCGATGGTTTCTTATACCGAGGATGGAATTCACATTGATTTTGAAATGGTTCCGATGTCAACGAATGGCGATGAGAGTGAGAGAGTTGCAGCAATTGTTCAAAGTAGTGCTGATTTATTTGCTAAAGGAATTTCTGCACATCCTTCCGATTGGCATATGATGCAGCGCATTTGGATCGATGGCGATTTCAAGGAGCGAAATTGA
- a CDS encoding glycosyltransferase family 4 protein gives MTHTKKLAIGIVCPYGWDTPGGVQNHVRDLAEFLISAGHRVSVLAPAINESLLPPYVVNAGKPISIPYNGAVARVLFGPIAFARVRQWIQNGEFDVLHLHEPAIPSISLLACWAAEGPMVGTFHAAAKHQKVIFAIGPILEPAIEKLSARIAVSEAARLTLTNHLETDAVVIPNGIYAKRYANGVPRAEWSGNSIGFIGRFEEPRKGLQVLLDALPIIARFAPDVKLFVAGPGDSSEIEKSIDPELRHRIKFLGKITEAEKADFISSLVIYVAPNTGGESFGIILAEALAGGACVVASDIPAFDSLLGGGEYGALFASEDSLDLAKTIIDLLRDEPKCRELVRKGKNHAQIFDWDVVAQEIFSIYEMAMVGGEKITLASDNRSWNRFLTRDGR, from the coding sequence TTGACGCACACTAAAAAACTAGCAATTGGAATTGTCTGCCCTTATGGATGGGATACGCCCGGTGGAGTGCAAAACCATGTGCGAGATTTAGCTGAGTTTCTAATTAGTGCAGGACATAGAGTCTCAGTATTAGCACCTGCGATAAATGAATCTTTATTACCACCTTACGTGGTTAATGCTGGAAAGCCAATCTCAATTCCTTACAACGGCGCAGTTGCGCGAGTGCTTTTTGGTCCAATCGCCTTTGCACGTGTGCGGCAATGGATTCAAAATGGGGAGTTCGATGTCTTGCATTTACATGAGCCAGCAATTCCATCGATTTCACTTCTTGCATGCTGGGCCGCCGAAGGTCCAATGGTCGGAACTTTTCATGCTGCGGCTAAACATCAAAAAGTAATTTTTGCCATTGGTCCAATTCTCGAACCTGCCATAGAAAAACTCTCAGCTCGCATTGCAGTCTCTGAAGCGGCGCGATTAACGCTTACCAATCACCTTGAAACCGATGCCGTTGTGATTCCAAATGGGATTTATGCCAAGCGTTATGCAAATGGAGTTCCAAGAGCTGAATGGTCGGGAAATTCGATTGGATTTATTGGGCGCTTTGAAGAGCCCCGAAAAGGTTTACAAGTTTTACTCGACGCGCTTCCAATCATTGCCCGATTTGCCCCTGATGTTAAACTTTTTGTCGCTGGTCCAGGTGATTCAAGTGAGATTGAAAAATCGATCGATCCAGAACTACGTCACCGAATTAAATTTTTAGGCAAGATTACTGAAGCTGAAAAGGCCGATTTTATCTCATCATTGGTCATCTACGTCGCCCCAAACACTGGTGGAGAGTCCTTTGGAATAATTTTGGCCGAAGCTCTAGCCGGAGGTGCCTGCGTAGTAGCAAGTGATATTCCCGCTTTTGATTCACTGCTAGGTGGAGGCGAATACGGCGCCTTGTTTGCATCGGAGGATTCATTGGATTTGGCAAAAACCATAATTGACTTACTTCGCGATGAACCTAAGTGTAGAGAACTTGTGAGAAAAGGTAAGAATCACGCTCAAATATTTGATTGGGATGTTGTGGCACAAGAAATATTTTCGATTTATGAAATGGCCATGGTGGGTGGAGAAAAAATTACTTTAGCCTCAGATAATCGATCATGGAATCGATTTCTAACTAGAGACGGGCGATAG
- a CDS encoding DUF3048 domain-containing protein translates to MSSCATVTPRIATPIPTIPKVIEYNALSGREGINGPVLIVKIDDTNAARPQIGLEDADVVYIEQVEGGLTRLAAVFSSIIPMRIGPVRSARISDIEIMSQYGRVVFAYSGAQRKLLPVIDAANVVNLGAQSQSPTIYTTDPTRNQPHAMVLRADLLMQRVLEKEYVVDSAKSIGWKFGKVDSVGVPISRAVVRWPAAQYGVIWSFVENRWLLTHNNEPKLADTGKQLGASTFVIQITSITPSIYGDKFGGVTPLSRTVGTGTGYILRDGKSFTATWSRASDEVGTTWTALDGSEIAFAPGHVWVALTDTEPDFTLIPASAKPSPTK, encoded by the coding sequence GTGAGCAGTTGCGCAACAGTGACACCAAGGATTGCCACTCCCATTCCAACCATTCCTAAAGTAATTGAATACAATGCTTTGAGCGGTCGCGAGGGGATTAACGGTCCAGTTTTAATAGTCAAAATTGATGATACGAATGCAGCGCGTCCGCAGATCGGTTTAGAAGATGCCGATGTTGTATACATTGAACAGGTTGAGGGTGGCCTAACGCGCCTCGCTGCAGTTTTTTCATCGATTATTCCGATGCGTATCGGTCCAGTTCGAAGTGCGCGCATTTCAGATATTGAGATCATGAGTCAATATGGTCGAGTTGTTTTTGCATATAGTGGTGCTCAACGCAAACTCCTTCCAGTAATCGATGCAGCCAATGTAGTTAATCTCGGCGCCCAATCTCAATCTCCAACGATTTATACAACGGATCCAACTCGAAATCAGCCGCATGCAATGGTTCTACGCGCTGATTTATTAATGCAGAGAGTTTTGGAGAAGGAATATGTTGTCGATTCTGCGAAATCAATTGGTTGGAAATTTGGAAAAGTCGATTCTGTTGGAGTTCCGATTTCACGTGCGGTGGTTCGCTGGCCCGCCGCGCAATATGGTGTCATCTGGTCATTTGTTGAAAATAGATGGCTTTTAACGCACAACAATGAACCCAAACTTGCCGATACAGGAAAACAATTAGGCGCTTCGACCTTCGTAATTCAAATTACTTCGATTACCCCCTCGATCTATGGAGATAAGTTTGGAGGCGTCACTCCGCTATCTAGGACCGTAGGTACTGGAACTGGTTACATTTTGCGCGATGGCAAAAGCTTTACCGCGACATGGAGCCGCGCCTCTGATGAGGTTGGAACAACGTGGACGGCGCTCGATGGCAGTGAAATCGCCTTCGCGCCCGGCCACGTCTGGGTAGCGCTGACCGATACTGAGCCGGATTTCACGCTAATACCTGCGAGCGCAAAGCCATCACCAACAAAGTAG
- a CDS encoding YebC/PmpR family DNA-binding transcriptional regulator yields MSGHSKWATTKHKKAIIDSRRAKVFAKQIRAIEVAARNGGADLEGNPTLFDAITKAKKSSMPADNIERAVKRGAGLELGAADYQTIMYEGYGPNGVAIMIECLTDNRNRSSSEVRVAVTRNGGTMADPGSVAYLFNRKGVVIVNKTDGLTEDSILEAVLDAGAEEVNDLGTAFEVVSEPNRLVPVRTALQSAGIDYESADSSFLPSLQIELDVENAKKVFELIDAIEELDDVQNVFSNFDVSDEVMASLE; encoded by the coding sequence ATGTCTGGCCATTCCAAATGGGCGACAACTAAGCATAAGAAGGCGATCATCGATAGCCGACGTGCAAAGGTTTTTGCAAAACAGATCCGTGCAATAGAAGTGGCTGCGCGAAATGGTGGCGCCGATCTTGAAGGCAATCCAACGCTCTTTGATGCAATCACTAAAGCGAAGAAATCATCGATGCCCGCCGACAATATTGAGCGTGCGGTCAAACGAGGAGCGGGTTTAGAGCTCGGTGCGGCGGATTACCAAACGATTATGTACGAGGGTTATGGCCCCAATGGTGTTGCAATCATGATTGAGTGTCTTACAGATAATCGGAATAGGTCATCTTCTGAGGTGCGCGTTGCTGTGACGCGAAATGGTGGCACGATGGCAGATCCAGGGTCGGTTGCATATTTATTTAATCGAAAAGGTGTGGTCATCGTAAATAAAACTGATGGCCTTACTGAAGACTCAATTCTTGAAGCGGTACTTGATGCCGGAGCCGAAGAGGTCAATGATTTAGGTACGGCCTTTGAAGTGGTAAGTGAGCCAAATAGATTAGTTCCAGTGCGTACCGCACTCCAAAGCGCAGGCATTGACTATGAATCGGCAGACTCCTCATTTCTGCCTTCATTGCAGATTGAGCTCGACGTCGAGAACGCTAAGAAAGTATTTGAACTCATCGATGCCATCGAAGAGCTCGATGATGTGCAAAATGTTTTTAGCAATTTTGATGTAAGTGATGAGGTTATGGCGAGCCTTGAGTAA
- the pdxS gene encoding pyridoxal 5'-phosphate synthase lyase subunit PdxS — MAHETGTGRVKRGMAEMLKGGVIMDVVNAEQAKIAEDAGAVAVMALERVPADIRAQGGVARMSDPDMIEKIKAAVTIPVMAKARIGHFVEAQVLQSLGVDYIDESEVLTPADYKNHIDKWAFTIPFVCGATNLGEALRRINEGAAMIRSKGEAGTGDVSNAMQHMREINGEIRRLSSLREDELYVAAKELQAPYELVKEVAEKGKLPVVLFTAGGIATPADAALMMSMGADGVFIGSGIFKSGNPAQRAAACVRATTFWDDPKVIADASRGLGEAMVGINVADLPAPHRLAERGW; from the coding sequence ATGGCGCATGAGACAGGTACTGGGCGAGTCAAACGTGGCATGGCAGAGATGCTCAAAGGTGGCGTCATCATGGATGTCGTTAACGCCGAGCAGGCAAAGATTGCTGAAGATGCCGGTGCAGTTGCCGTGATGGCACTTGAGCGAGTACCTGCCGATATTCGCGCACAAGGTGGTGTAGCGCGGATGTCAGATCCAGACATGATTGAAAAGATAAAGGCCGCGGTCACAATTCCAGTGATGGCAAAGGCGCGCATTGGTCATTTTGTTGAAGCACAGGTTTTGCAGTCCTTAGGTGTTGATTACATCGACGAGTCAGAGGTATTAACTCCTGCGGATTATAAAAATCATATTGATAAATGGGCCTTCACCATACCCTTCGTATGCGGTGCTACAAATCTTGGCGAAGCGCTGCGGCGAATCAATGAAGGTGCTGCCATGATCCGTTCAAAGGGCGAGGCCGGCACGGGCGATGTATCTAATGCGATGCAGCACATGCGTGAAATTAATGGTGAAATTCGCCGTTTATCATCTCTTCGTGAAGATGAACTCTATGTTGCAGCAAAAGAGTTGCAGGCGCCGTATGAATTAGTAAAAGAGGTAGCTGAAAAAGGCAAACTTCCAGTTGTTCTCTTCACCGCCGGAGGAATCGCAACTCCTGCCGATGCAGCGCTTATGATGAGCATGGGTGCAGATGGTGTATTTATCGGCTCCGGAATATTTAAATCAGGAAATCCAGCACAACGCGCTGCAGCATGTGTTCGCGCGACAACTTTTTGGGATGACCCTAAGGTAATTGCGGATGCTTCACGTGGCCTAGGGGAGGCGATGGTTGGAATTAATGTCGCCGATCTTCCAGCGCCCCACCGTCTTGCAGAGCGTGGTTGGTAG